The following proteins come from a genomic window of Bradyrhizobium paxllaeri:
- a CDS encoding IS110 family transposase, with protein sequence MQASTVATPTAGHIGTIFVAIELSQRSWRVALHSPDKDKISHHKLEGGDHAELLALVGRVRERAARALGGVPAVASCYEAGYDGFWLHRLLLAAGITNYVFDPASIAVDQRARRVKTDRIDGERMLRTLMAYLRGEPRVVRIVRVPAAEQEDARRGSRERDRLIKEQTAHTNRIKALLRLRGMAVGNPRRRDWLSWLATQRDWQGQAVPPRMLSEIRHEHARLMLVRDRLDALAQEAAAAEPMPAEAEMTRRSELLRRLKCLGPAFATTLTSEVFYKDFRNRREVGSYFGLTPSPWRSGGIDRDQGISKAGNPRARCAAIELAWLWLRHQPDSKLTLEYRKRTLDAGKRIKRVAIVALARKLMVALWRYLTTGLVPEGAALKAVKI encoded by the coding sequence ATGCAAGCATCCACCGTAGCCACGCCCACCGCCGGCCATATTGGCACAATTTTCGTTGCAATCGAACTGAGCCAGCGGAGCTGGCGGGTCGCGCTGCACAGCCCGGACAAGGACAAGATATCGCACCACAAGCTGGAGGGTGGCGATCATGCCGAGCTGTTGGCGTTGGTGGGTCGGGTTCGGGAGCGGGCGGCTCGAGCGCTGGGAGGCGTTCCGGCGGTGGCGAGCTGCTACGAGGCGGGCTACGACGGGTTCTGGCTGCACCGGCTGCTGCTGGCGGCCGGCATCACGAACTACGTGTTTGATCCCGCCAGCATTGCGGTGGACCAGCGGGCGCGGCGGGTGAAGACCGACCGGATCGATGGCGAGCGGATGCTGCGCACGCTGATGGCGTATCTGCGCGGCGAGCCGCGGGTGGTGCGGATCGTCCGGGTGCCTGCAGCCGAACAGGAGGACGCGCGCCGCGGCAGCCGCGAACGCGACCGGCTGATCAAGGAGCAAACCGCTCACACCAACCGGATCAAGGCACTGCTGCGGCTGCGGGGCATGGCGGTCGGGAACCCGCGGCGGCGCGACTGGCTGAGCTGGCTGGCAACGCAGCGGGATTGGCAAGGCCAGGCGGTGCCGCCGCGGATGCTGAGCGAGATCCGACACGAGCACGCGCGGCTGATGCTGGTGCGCGATCGGCTCGATGCGCTCGCGCAGGAGGCGGCCGCAGCGGAGCCAATGCCTGCGGAAGCCGAGATGACCCGGCGCAGCGAACTGCTGCGCCGGCTCAAATGTCTCGGCCCGGCGTTCGCGACGACGCTGACCAGCGAGGTGTTCTACAAGGACTTCCGCAATCGCCGCGAGGTCGGGAGCTATTTCGGGCTGACGCCCAGTCCGTGGCGGAGCGGCGGCATCGACCGCGACCAGGGCATCAGCAAGGCGGGCAATCCGCGCGCCCGCTGTGCCGCGATCGAACTGGCCTGGCTGTGGCTGCGGCATCAGCCGGACAGCAAGCTGACCCTGGAGTACCGCAAGCGCACGCTCGATGCCGGCAAGCGCATCAAGCGCGTCGCCATCGTCGCCCTGGCGCGCAAGCTGATGGTGGCGCTCTGGCGCTATCTCACGACCGGCCTCGTGCCCGAGGGCGCGGCGCTCAAGGCTGTAAAGATCTAA
- a CDS encoding dodecin family protein produces the protein MAESVYKVIELIGTSKESWEKAAAAAVGRAGKSLRDLRVAEIVKLDLQLDAKGEIEAYRAKVNVSFKFEE, from the coding sequence ATGGCGGAGAGCGTCTACAAGGTCATCGAGCTGATCGGCACCAGCAAGGAATCCTGGGAGAAGGCCGCCGCGGCGGCGGTCGGACGCGCGGGAAAATCGTTACGCGATCTCAGGGTAGCCGAGATCGTGAAGCTCGATCTGCAACTGGACGCCAAAGGCGAGATCGAAGCCTATCGCGCCAAGGTGAACGTCTCGTTCAAGTTCGAGGAATAG